The sequence CCATATCTGGATGGTGGGTTATACCAGAACCAGCTGATCTAGATGGTCCATATCTGGATGGTGGGTTATACCAGAACCTGCTGATCTAGATGGTCCATATCTGGATGGTGTGTTACTGTTACAACAGAACCTGCTGATCTAGATGGTCCATATCTGGATGGTGTGTTATACCAGAACCAGCAGATCTAGATGGTCCATATCTGGATGGTGTGTAACTGTTATACCCGAACCAGCTGATCTAGATGGTCCATATCTGGATGGTGTGTAACTGTTATACCAGAACCAGCTGATCTAGATGGTCCATATCTAGTTGGTGGGTTATACCAGAACCAGCTGGTCCATATCTAGTTGGTGGGTTATACCAGAACCAGCTGGTCCATATCTAGTTGGTGGGTTATACCAGAACCAGCTGAACTAGATGGTCCATATCTGGTTGGTGGGTTATACCAGAACCAGCTGAACTAGATGGTCCATATCTGGATGGTGGGTTATAGCAGAACCAGCTGGTCCATATCTAGATGGTGGGTTATAGCAGAACCAGTTGATCTAGATGGTCCATATCTAGTTGGTGGGTTATACCAGAACCAGCTGGTCCATATCTAGTTGGTGGGTTATACCAGAACCAGCTGGTCCATATCTAGTTGGTGGGTTAAACCAGAACCAGCTGAACTAGATGGTCCATATCTGGTTGGTGGGTTATACCAGAACCAGCTGGTCCATATCTGGTTGGTGGGTTATACCAGAACCAGCTGAACTAGATGGTCCATATCTGGTTGGTGGGTTATACCAGAACCAGCTGGTCCATATCTGGTTGGTGGGTTATACCAGAACCAGCTGAACTAGATGGTCCATATCTAGTTGGTGGGTTATACCAGAACCAGCTGGTCCATATCTGGTTGGTGGGTTATACCAGAACCAGCTGAACTAGATGGTCCATATCTAGTTGGTGGGTTATACCAGAACCAGCTGGTCCATATCTGGTTGGTGGGTTATACCAGAACCAGCTGATCTAGATGGTCCATATCTAGTTGGTGGGTTATACCAGAACCAGCTGAACTAGATGGTCCATATCTAGTTGGTGGGTTATACCAGAACCAGCTGGTCCATCTCTGGTTGGTGGGTTATAGCAGAACCAGCTGAACTAGGAACAACAGTATTTATAAGTGTCAGGTTTTATGTGATACTGTTTTGATGAATAACACTGTAATGTGGGTTTTACAGACAGGTGATGAGTAATGATCTGTTGACTCCTACTAGACATGAGCACTAATGAGCACTAAATCACTCTCACTGCCTAGGAGTAGTCTCCAACATgatccccccttcctctctctgtgtctgtgtctgtgtgtgtgtgtgtgtctgtgtgtgtgtgtctgtgtatgtgtgtggtgtgtggtgtgtggtgtgtggtgtgtgtgtgtgtgtgtgtgtgtgtgtctgtgtctgtgtgtgtgtgtgtgtgtgtctctgtgtgtgtgtgtgtgtgtgtgtgtgtgtgtctctgtgtgtgtgcgcgcgtgtgtgtgtgtctctgtgtgtgcgcgctgtgtctctgtgtgtctgtgtgtgtgtgtgtgtgtgtgtgtgtgtgtgtgtgtgtgtctctgtgtgtgtgtgtctctgtgtgtgtgtgtctctgtatgtgtctgtgtgtgtgtatgtgtgtgtgtgtgtgtgtgtgtgtgtgtgtgtgtgtgtgtgtgtgtgtgtgtgtgtgtgtgtgtctgtgtgtgtgtgtgtgtgtgtgtgtgtgtgtgtgtgtgtgtgtctgtgtgtgtgtgtgtgtgtgtgtgtgtgtgtgtgtgtgtgtgtgtgtgtgtgtgtgtgtgtgtgtgtgtgtgtgtgtgtgtgtgtgtgtgtgtgtgtgtgtgtgtgtgtgtgtgtgtgtgtgtgtgtatgtgtgtgtgtgtagagcaggTGTACCAATAGGAGGTAATAACAGAGGTAATAACTGTAATAAAGTgttcagttacctggtgttgtgTAGACATGGCTGAGCAGGGCCTCGTTGACCCCAGGGAAGGAGCCGTCTCCCAGGCTGTGTGTCCAGCTCTGCAGCATGGCCTGAAGGAGCAGGATCTGGGGACGCGTGGCCTGCACCGTGAAGTTGGGCAGCTCAAAAATACACTCTGTCATCAGGACTGACGAGCGCTTTgtcctggggagagagagaaagagaagagaggaggagagagagatagagaagagaggagaagagagagtgatgggttAGAAGAGTGCCTGGGActgggaaggggaagggaggaggagaggagaggagaggggagacttgggactgggaggaggagaggagacttggggagaggaggagaggagacttgggagagggaggagacttGGGactaggaagggagaggagacttgggactaggaagggagaggagacttgggactgggaagggagaggagaggagacttgggactgggaagggagaggagaggagacttgggactgggaagggagaggagaggagacttgggactgggaagggagaggagaggagacttgggactgggaagggaaaggagaggagaggagacttgggactgggaagggagaggagaggagacttgggactgggaagggagaggagaggagacttgggactgggaagggagaggagaggagacttgggactgggaagggagaggagaggagacttgggactgggaagggaaaggagaggagaggagacttgggactgggaagggagaggaggggagacttgggactgggaatggagaggagaggagacttgggactgggaagggagaggagaggagaggagacttgggactgggaagggagaggagagaagacttgggactgggaagggagaggagacttgggactgggaaggggagaggagaggagacttgggaggagaggagtgaagggagagagaggggacttgggactgggaagggacttgggaggagaggagacttgggactgggaaggagaggagaggagacttgggactgggaagggagacttgggagaggaggagagacttgggactgggaagggagaggagaggagacttgggactgggaaggagaggagaggagacttgggactgtgaagggagaggagaggagacttgggACTGGAGAAGacttgggagagaggagagaggagacttgggactgggaagggagaggagaggagacttgggactgtgaagaggagaggaggagagggagacttgggactgggaagggagaggagacttgggactgggaaggagaggagaggagacttgggACTGAGGAacttgggagaggagaggagacttgggactgggaagggagaggagaggagacttgggactgggaagggagaggagaggagacttgggactgggaagggagaggagaggagacttgggactgggaaggggagaggagaggagacttgggactgggaagggaggagaggagacttgggactgggacttgggactgggagggagaggagaggagacttgggactgggaagggagaggagacttgggactgggaagggagaggagaggagacttgggactgggaagggaggagagagacaggacagagacagagaggagacttgggagaagggagagagagagagagggagagagagagagagaggagagagagagagagagagagagagagactgggaagagagagggagaggagagagagacagagactgggaagagagacagagagagagacagagagagagacagagagacagagagagaaccaggcaGAACTAGTCTACATACTGTCCCTCATAACAGGGAACCAGACAGAACAgggttccctccctccccctctctccctctccaacacAGCCGTTCATTCTTTTAAAATCAGCACCTTTCCATGATTGAAAGAATCTCTCAGGAGCAGCTGGTCATAACGGTTTACATAGAGACCTGCTAGGAGGTTTCCACATGCTGGGgactaggaggagaggaggagggggagggagttaggaggagaggaggaggagaggggaaggagagggggggagttcgatggggaggaggagaaggggggagtgaggaggagaggaggaggagagaggggaggagagggggagttcgatggggaggaggagaggaggaggagagggggaggagatggggaggaggagaggaggaggagatggggaggaggagaggaggaggagagggggggagttaggagaggaggaggagagggggggagttaggagaggaggaggagaggaggaggagagggggaggagaggggggagttaggagaggaggaggagatggggaggagaggaggaggaggaggagagggggagttaggagaggaggaggagatggggaggaggagaggaggaggagggggagttaggagaggaggaggagatggggaggaggagaggaggaggagagggggagttaggaggagatggggaggaggagaggaggaggagaggggaggaggaggaggagatggggaggaggggaggaggagaggaggaggagagggggatgaggggaggaggagaggaggaggggatgaggggaggaggagaggaggagggagaggaggggagggagaggaggagagggagaggaggacgacCCTGGAACACGAAGCACTGCCTGTTTCCACAAGGTTCCTTTACTCATATCCTGTACAGTACACAATCTATCCCTCATTGTTTCCACATGCTGGGGactaggaggagaagaggaggtaggaggaggggaggaggagaggaggtaggaggagggggaggaggaggtaggaggagggggaggaggagaggaagtaggaggaggaggtaggaggaagagggaggaggaggaggaggtaggaggggggggaggaggaggtaggaggagggggaggaggagaggaggtaggaggaggggaggaggagaggaggtaggaggaggaggaggagggaggaggagatggggaggaaggagggggaggaggaggaggtaggaggagatggggagggaggagatggggaggaaacgagggggagttaggaggaggtaggaggaggaggaggggaggaggggggaggaggagggggaggaggaggtaggaggagggggaggaggagaggaggtaggaggaggggaggaggagaggaggtagaaggagggggaggaggaggtaggaggagggggaggaggaggaggaggaggagggggaggaggaggtaggaggagatggggagggaggagatggggaggaacgagggggagttaggaggaggtaggaggagaggagggggaggaggggaggtaggaggagaggagggggaggaggggaggagaggagggggagggaggggaggtaggaggagagggaggaggggaggtaggaggagaggagggggaggaggggaggtaggaggagaggaggggaggaggggaggtaggaggagaggagggggaggaggggaggagaggagggggaggagggaggtaggaggagaggggaggaggggaggtaggaggagaggaggagggggaggaagggaggtaggaggaggaaACCCTATTTGACTCATTGGGCAAAACAAAATCAGTGAAATTAATTATTCCTGAGGAAAACAGCAAGTTAGGGGTCAATTCATTTCCCAGGACTGACAGACTGGAGCCTTTGGTTTCCTGATCTGGTCAATATTattacaaccccacctgctgttcaataccatacaaccccacctgctgttcaataccatacaaccccacctgttgttcaataccatacaaccccacctgctgttcaataccatacaaccccacctgctgttcaataccatacaaccccacctgttgttcaataccatacaaccccacctgctgttcaataccatacaaccccacctgctgttcaataccatacaaccccacctgctgttcaataccatacaaccccacctgctgttcaataccatacaaccccacctgctgttcaataccatacaaccccacctgttgttcaataccatacaaccccacctgctgttcaataccatacaaccccacctgctgttcaataccatacaaccccacctgctgttcaataccatacaaccccacctgctgttcaataccatacaaccccacctgttgttcaataccatacaaccccacctgttgttcaataccatacaaccccacctgctgttcaataccatacaaccccacctgctgttcaataccatacaaccccacctgttgttcactaccatacaaccccacctgttgttcaataccatacaaccccacctgttgttcaataccatacaaccccacctgctgttcaataccatacaaccccacctgctgttcaataccatacaaccccacctgttgttcaataccatacaaccccacctgctgttcaataccatacaaccccacctgctgttcaataccatacaaccccacctgctgttcaataccatacaaccccacctgttgttcaataccatacaaccccacctgctgttcaataccatacaaccccatctgctgttcaataccatacaaccccacctgttgttcaataccatacaaccccacctgctgttcaataccatacaaccccacctgttgttcactaccatacaaccccacctgctgttcaataccatacaaccccacctgctgttcaataccatacaaccccacctgctgttcaataccatacaaccccacctgttgttcaataccatacaaccccacctgctgttcaataccatacaaccccacctgctgttcaataccatacaaccccacctgctgttcaataccatacaaccccacctgctgttcaataccatacaaccccacctgctgttcaataccatacaaccccacctgctgttcaataccatacaaccccacctgctgttcatacccatacaaccccacctgttgttcaataccatacaaccccacctgctgttcaataccatacaaccccacctgctgttcaataccatacaaccccacctgttgttcaataccatacaaccccacctgttgttcaataccatacaaccccacctgttgttcaataccatacaaccccacctgttgttcaataccatacaatcccacctgctgttcaataccatacaaccccacctgctgttcaataccatacaaccccacctgctgttcaataccatacaaccccacctgttgttcaataccatacaaccccacctgctgttcactaccatacaaccccacctgctgttcaataccatacaaccccacctgctgttcactaccatacaaccccacctgctgttcaataccatacaaccccacctgctgttcaataccatacaaccccacctgttgttcaataccatacaaccccacctgctgttcaataccatacaaccccacctgttgttcaataccatacaaccccacctgctgttcaataccatacaaccccacctgttgttcaataccatacaaccccacctgctgttcaataccatacaaccccacctgctgttcaataccatacaaccccacctgttgttcaataccatacaaccccacctgctgttcaataccatacaaccccacctgctgttcaataccatacaaccccacctgttgttcaataccatacaaccccacctgttgttcaataccatacaaccccacctgttgttcaataccatacaaccccacctgctgttcaataccatacaaccccacctgttgttcaataccatacaaccccacctgctgttcaataccatacaaccccacctgttgttcaataccatacaaccccacctgctgtgtTCACTACCATaaaaccccacctgctgttcaataccatacaaccccacctgctgttcaataccatacaaccccacctgctgttcaataccatacaaccccacctgttgttcaataccatacaaccccacctgctgttcaataccatacaaccccacctgttgttcaataccatacaaccccacctgttgttcaataccatacaaccccacctgctgttcaataccatacaaccccacctgttgttcaataccatacaaccccacctgctgttcactaccatacaaccccacctgttgttcaataccatacaaccccacctgctgttcaataccatacaaccccacctgctgttcaataccatacaaccccacctgttgttcaataccatacaaccccacctgttgttcactaccatacaaccccacctgttgttcaataccatacaaccccacctgttgttcaataccatacaaccccacctgctgttcaataccatacaaccccatcTGTTGTTCACCATACAACCATTCAACCataccccacctgttgttcaataccatacaaccccacctgctgttcaataccatacaaccccacctgctgttcaataccatacaaccccacctgctgttcactaccatacaaccccacctgctgttcaataccatacaaccccacctgctgttcactaccatacaaccccacctgctgttcactaccatacaaccccacctgctgttcaataccatacaaccccacctgctgttcaataccatacaaccccacctgctgttcaataccatacaaccccacctgctgttcaataccatacaaccccacctgctgttcaataccatacaaccccacctgttgttcaataccatacaaccccacctgctgttcaataccatacaaccccacctgctgtagttcaagctatctgaagatgaatacaaccccacctgttgttcaataccaacaaccccacctgctgttcaataccatacaaccccacctgctgttcaataccatacaaccccacctgctgttcaataccatacaaccccacctgctgttcaataccatacaacccacacctgctgttcaataccatacaaccccacctgctgttcaggaagtcaccatacaaccccacctgctgttgaAGATGAATGGATACAACCCTCATTCCTGGTAGTCTCAATACCTGAAGACAATGgaccacctgctgttcaataccagcTACAATGCAGATAACAGGACCTGTCTGACCTCAGCAGCGCTTGGGTGATGTTCAATACCGAACAGGAAGTCACTTATGTGGTAGTCTGCattgttcctcctctctccaatGGACAAACAGGAAGTCACTATGTGGTAGTctgacctagctatctgaagatgaatgggaCAGAACAGGAAGTCACTATGTGGTAGTctgacctagctatctggagatgaatggacGAACAGGAAGTCACTATGTGGTAGTctgacctagctatctggagatgaatggacTAACAGGAAGTCACTATGTGGTAGTCTggacctagctatctggagatgaatggacGAACAGGAAGTCACTATGTGGTAGTCTGACCAGAGGGCatatctggagatgaatggacAAACAGGAAGTCACTATGTGGTAGTctgacctagctatctggagatgaatgggACTAACAGGAAGTCACTATGTGGTAGTctgacctagctatctggagatgaatgggACTAACAGGAAGTCACTATGTGGTAGTctgacctagctatctgaagatgaatggacGAACAGGAAGTCACTATGTGGTAGTCTGACCtcgctatctggagatgaatggacCAACAGGAAGTCACTATGTGGTAGTCTGACcgagctatctggagatgaatggacTAACAGGAAGTCACTATGTGGTAGTctgacctagctatctggagattaaTGGACGAACAGGAAGTCACTCTGGGTAAATCCATCATAACACTACTATGGCCAGTTGTTCACTTCTAGGAGTCTGTGTGTAGGGAGCATGAGGTTGGGGGTTTGTGGTTGGACCAGGGGCAGAGGTGTATGAAGTATGCATTTCTCAAATCATCATTCCTGAACAGACCTAACTCTTCAAAGACAGGCCCctaccctctcttccccccccttcactccccctcctctcccattccctccccctcctctcttcctaaccATCTGGATCCCTCTGAAGCCAtggcccctcccctctcctcctcccctcctcctcccccattccctctcctcccccctcctctcttcctcccctcctcctcccccattccctcctccacccccattCATTCCCTCCCAtggttcctctccccctcctccagtcctcctcctccctcctcctccctctcctcctcctctcctcctcctcccctctcctcctccctcctcctccctcccccatgatcctctctcccctcctctcctcccatctcctctcctcctcctccaccattccctccccctcctctcttcctacccaTCTGGATCCCTCTGAAGGCCCCTGCAGCCCCCGTTCTCAGGAGAGAGGTTCATTACACAGGGATTACCGCGGGAGATGTTTTAATCAGAGTCTGCAGACAGCTGCAGCAGCGCTGGGTGAGAAAATGACCATGACGTGGTGCGTCAGGCATAAAAAGGGAAAACACGCTGGGGTGTTGGGGTCGAGGGTCGCAGAGATGTGAGGTGGTCGCAGAGAGATGTGAGGTGGTTTACGACTGAGACATGAGAGATGTGactgggatggggaggagagagagttccTGTTTGGCTAGTCCCCTCTTTAGATGTGTCTTCAGAGGGACCATGGTTCCAGTCCCTAACACGGACACAGACCATGATGGGGAGGCTATGGTTACTCCTGTACTCCCTTCAGAGGAACCATGGTTCCAGTCCCTAACACTCCCTTCAGAGGGACCATGGGACACAGACCATGATGGGGAGGCTATACTCCCTTCAGAGGGACCATGGTTCCAGTCCCAACCACAGGGACCATGGTTCCAGTCCCTAACACAGACCATGATGGGGAGGCTGTACTCCCTTCAGAGGGACCATGGTTCCAGTCACTAACACAGACCATGAtggggaggctgagagaggagagagagaggagaggagaggagaggagaggagaggaggagaggagagggaggggaggggaggggaggggaggggagaggagaggagacaggagagagggagaggaggagaggagagaggagaggagaggagaggagagaagagagagaagagaggagagaaggagaggagaagagagaggagaggagaggagaggagagacagggaggggagaggagaggagacaggagggaaggggagaggagaggagaggagaggagagaggagaggagagagagagaggagaggagaggagaggggagaggagaggaggaggaaatgagaggagaggaaatgagaggagagaagaggagaggagaggagaggagaggagaggagaggagaggagaaaggaggagaaaggaggagaggagaaaggcccCAGCTTCTCAGAACTAACTGAAACGTAAATCAACGCAAACCCAGCTCCTCATTCGCTGACGGCATTTCCTGTCCAGTAGACTTCTCAATACCTCCATTGATCCATGTCAACTATAAAATCCTAACGGCCTCATTCTGCCTCTCACCAGATGGAGGGAACAGCAGCCCCCCCACTAACCTGGCCGACTATATACTTTATAGACTGGGCCACACAAAATATGATGCTATACAGACACATCGTGATCAGAACTCAACCTCCTGCACTACAGTGCTAACTGAGGACTGTAAAATGACATCACTTCCTATCGTAAACTAGGTTTTAATACACAGTTATTTCAACGCCCAATTCTTACTTTCCCTTTTTATTTTGATGAGAAAATATTTTCTGCCGTTTCCTCCAACGTCTCTGAACCTGATTCATGactctgttctgttccactgaCGAGATGGACTGCTCCTCTACCTGGTCTATCcacacctctctgtcctctacctggtctctctgtcctctacctggtctctctgtcctctacctggtctctctgtcctctacctggtctctctgtcctctacctggtctctctgtcctctacctggtctctctgtcctctacctggtctctctgtcctctacctggtctctctgtcctctacctggtctctctgtcctctacctggtctctctgtcctctacctggtctgtcctctacctggtctctctgtcctctacctggtctctctgtcctctacctggtctatccacacctctctgtcctctacctggtctcctctacctgtcctctctacctggtctctctgtcctctacctggtctctctgtcctctacctggtctctGTCCACACctggtctctgtcctctacctggtctctctgtcctctacctggtctatccacacctctctgtcctctacctggtctctctgtctacctggtctacctggtctctctgtcctctacctggtctctctgtcctctacctggtctctctgtcctctacctggtctatccacacctctctgtcctctacctggtctctctgtcctctacctggtctctctgtcctctacctggtctatccacacctctctgtcctctacctggtctctctgtcctctacctggtctctctgtcctctacctggtctctctgtcctctacctggtctctctgtcctctacctggtctctctgtcctctacctggtctatccacatctctctgtcctctacctggtctctatgtcctctacctggtctctctgtcctctacctggtctatccacacctctctgtcctctacctggtctctctgtcctctacctggtctctctgtcctctacctggtctctctgtcctctacctggtctctctgtcctctacctgggtctctctgtcctctacctggtctctctgtcctctacctggtctctctgtcctctacctggtctctctgtcctctacctggtctctctgtcctctacctggtctatccacacctctctgtcctctacctggtctctctgtcctctacctggtctctctgtcctctacctggtctctctgtcctctacctggtctctctgtcctctacctggtctctctgtcctctacctggtctatccacacctctctgtcctctacctggtctctctgtcctctacctggtctctctgtcctctacctggtctctctgtcctctacctggtctctctgtcctctacctggtctctctgtcctctacctggtctctctgtcctctacctggtctctctgtcctctacctggtctctctgtcctctacctggtctctccgtcctctacctggtctctccgtcctctacctggtctctctgtcctctacctggtctctccgtcctctacctggtctctccgtcctctacctggtctctccgtcctctacctggtctctctgtcctctacctggtctctctgt is a genomic window of Oncorhynchus keta strain PuntledgeMale-10-30-2019 unplaced genomic scaffold, Oket_V2 Un_scaffold_18294_pilon_pilon, whole genome shotgun sequence containing:
- the LOC127927869 gene encoding intermembrane lipid transfer protein VPS13B-like — its product is MPQYWTKRSSVLMTECIFELPNFTVQATRPQILLLQAMLQSWTHSLGDGSFPGVNEALLSHVYTTPGVKSPSPPPPPPPTLEASVQNVELKFCSRATGTCVGGTVGSC